The Pseudomonas asiatica genome has a segment encoding these proteins:
- a CDS encoding MaoC family dehydratase — translation MNRHWHDLHSPASRASLYLRAASKRSISGDQLPDDGLRCFIRVQPGNLAAYRRLCHFTDDGRLPGTYPHVMAFTLQLQLMTAPNFPFPLLGLVHLHNRIEVLRPLGGIEGLRFAVHAGNLQAHAKGGTFDLVTEAEDGIGLLWRETSRMLVRGLKLESEASEPAEDEPQALPEATRWYADSDIGRRYAKVCGDYNPIHLSATSARLFGFPTAIAHGMWSKAMALAALRGHLPHSGYAFEVDFRKPVRLPSEVVLGASEAGAAGELRLDGHGGMLHMVGRWATL, via the coding sequence ATGAACCGACACTGGCACGACCTGCACAGCCCGGCTTCGCGCGCCAGCCTGTACCTGCGCGCGGCCAGCAAGCGCAGCATCAGCGGCGACCAGCTGCCGGACGACGGCCTGCGCTGCTTCATCCGCGTCCAGCCGGGCAACCTGGCCGCCTATCGACGGTTGTGCCACTTCACCGACGATGGCCGCCTGCCGGGTACTTATCCACATGTCATGGCGTTCACGCTGCAGTTGCAGTTGATGACCGCGCCAAACTTCCCCTTCCCGCTGCTCGGCCTGGTGCACCTGCACAACCGCATCGAGGTGCTGCGCCCACTGGGCGGTATCGAAGGGCTGCGCTTTGCGGTGCATGCAGGCAATCTGCAAGCGCATGCCAAGGGCGGCACCTTCGACCTGGTCACCGAAGCCGAAGACGGCATCGGCCTGCTCTGGCGCGAGACCAGCCGCATGCTGGTGCGCGGGTTGAAGCTGGAAAGCGAGGCAAGTGAGCCTGCCGAGGACGAACCGCAAGCGTTGCCAGAGGCGACCCGCTGGTACGCCGACAGCGATATCGGCCGGCGTTATGCCAAGGTCTGCGGGGACTACAACCCGATCCACCTCAGCGCAACCAGTGCGCGGCTGTTCGGCTTCCCCACGGCCATTGCCCATGGCATGTGGAGCAAGGCCATGGCCTTGGCGGCACTGCGCGGGCACCTGCCGCACAGTGGCTATGCCTTCGAGGTGGATTTCCGCAAACCGGTGCGGTTGCCGTCGGAGGTGGTGCTCGGTGCCAGTGAGGCGGGGGCTGCGGGAGAGCTGCGGCTGGATGGGCATGGAGGGATGCTGCACATGGTCGGGCGCTGGGCAACTCTGTAG
- a CDS encoding 3-oxoacyl-ACP reductase translates to MSDRYLGFANSNLGRRLVDALGLPRPAPLERWQAGRLRPVEGALVLGGGPLASQLEAIAPRLTDTLYSFNTDNLQAEAWVAGLGPKIKAVVFDASHLSDSDALKQLREFFQPLLRSLAPCAHVVVLGRAPESLDDPLASIAQRALEGFSRSLAKELRNGATAQLLYVGPGAEDQLEGALRFFLSPKSAFISGQVLRLHACASQVEDWTRPLAGRRALVTGAARGIGAAIAETLARDGADVLLLDVPQASQDLDALAARLGGKALPLDICAGDAATQLLAALPDGIDIVVHNAGITRDKTLANMTPEYWDAVLAVNLKAPQVLTQALYDNGALGENARITLLASVSGIAGNRGQANYAASKAGLIGLAQAWAPRLAERGGSINAVAPGFIETHMTAAMPMGLREAGRRLSSLGQGGRPQDVAEAIAWLSQPGSGAVNGQVLRVCGQALMGA, encoded by the coding sequence ATGAGCGATCGCTACCTCGGCTTTGCCAACTCCAACCTCGGCCGCCGTCTTGTGGATGCCCTTGGCCTGCCACGCCCGGCGCCGCTGGAGCGCTGGCAGGCCGGCCGCCTGCGCCCGGTCGAAGGTGCCTTGGTACTGGGTGGCGGGCCACTGGCGAGCCAGCTCGAAGCCATTGCCCCGCGCCTGACCGACACGCTTTACAGCTTCAATACCGACAACCTCCAGGCCGAAGCGTGGGTGGCTGGCCTGGGGCCGAAGATCAAGGCCGTGGTATTCGATGCCAGTCACCTGTCCGACAGCGACGCGTTGAAGCAGTTGCGCGAATTTTTCCAGCCACTGCTGCGCAGCCTGGCGCCGTGCGCCCATGTGGTGGTGCTGGGCCGCGCACCAGAAAGCCTCGACGACCCGTTGGCCAGCATTGCCCAACGGGCCCTGGAAGGCTTCAGCCGCTCGCTGGCCAAGGAGCTGCGCAACGGTGCGACCGCGCAGTTGCTGTATGTCGGCCCCGGCGCGGAAGACCAGCTGGAAGGTGCCCTGCGCTTCTTCCTCTCGCCCAAAAGCGCCTTCATCTCGGGCCAGGTGCTGCGCCTGCATGCCTGCGCCAGCCAGGTCGAGGACTGGACCCGGCCGCTGGCTGGGCGCCGCGCCCTGGTAACCGGTGCCGCGCGCGGCATCGGCGCCGCCATTGCCGAAACCCTGGCCCGGGACGGTGCCGACGTACTGCTGCTGGATGTGCCGCAAGCCAGCCAGGACCTCGACGCCCTGGCCGCGCGCCTGGGCGGCAAGGCGCTGCCCCTGGACATCTGCGCCGGCGACGCGGCAACGCAACTGCTTGCAGCCCTGCCCGACGGCATCGACATCGTGGTGCACAACGCCGGTATCACCCGTGACAAGACCCTGGCCAACATGACCCCGGAATACTGGGACGCGGTGCTGGCGGTCAATCTCAAGGCACCGCAGGTGCTGACCCAGGCGCTGTACGACAACGGCGCCCTGGGTGAAAACGCACGTATCACCCTGCTGGCCTCGGTCAGCGGCATCGCCGGCAATCGCGGGCAGGCCAACTATGCCGCGAGCAAGGCCGGGCTGATCGGCCTGGCCCAGGCGTGGGCGCCCCGGCTCGCCGAGCGCGGCGGCAGCATCAATGCCGTGGCACCCGGTTTCATCGAAACCCATATGACCGCCGCCATGCCCATGGGCCTGCGCGAGGCCGGGCGACGCTTGAGTTCGCTGGGCCAGGGCGGCCGCCCGCAGGATGTCGCCGAAGCCATCGCCTGGCTCAGCCAGCCGGGCTCCGGCGCAGTCAACGGCCAGGTGCTGCGGGTATGCGGCCAGGCCTTGATGGGGGCCTGA
- a CDS encoding acetyl-CoA C-acetyltransferase: MRSLRRVAILGGNRIPFARSNGAYATASNQAMLTVALEGLIERYRLHGLRMGEVVAGAVLKHSRDMNLTRECVLGSRLSPQTPAYDIQQACGTGLEAALLVANKIALGQIDCGIAGGVDTTSDAPIAVNEGLRHILLQANRGKSLGERLKPFLKLRPHHLKPELPRNGEPRTGLSMGEHCERMAQAWCIGRAEQDELALLSHQALAAAYAEGWQDDLLTPFLSLTRDNNLRPDLTLEQLARLKPAFDRSGQGTLTAGNSTPLTDGASLVLLGSEEWAEQQGLSVLAYLVDGETAAVDFVTGREGLLMAPVYAVPRLLARNGLTLQDFDYYEIHEAFAAQVLCTLKAWEDADYCRERLGLDAPLGAIDRSKLNVKGSSLAAGHPFAATGGRILANLAKLLARAGKGRGLISICAAGGQGVIVIVER; the protein is encoded by the coding sequence ATGCGTTCACTTCGCCGGGTCGCGATCCTGGGCGGCAACCGAATTCCCTTCGCCCGCTCCAATGGCGCCTACGCCACGGCCAGCAACCAGGCGATGCTCACCGTCGCCCTCGAAGGGCTGATCGAACGCTACCGCTTGCATGGGTTGCGCATGGGGGAAGTGGTCGCCGGCGCGGTGCTCAAGCACTCGCGTGACATGAACCTGACCCGTGAGTGCGTGCTGGGCTCGCGGCTGTCGCCGCAGACGCCGGCCTACGACATCCAGCAAGCCTGCGGCACCGGGCTGGAGGCGGCGCTGCTGGTGGCCAACAAGATTGCCCTGGGGCAGATCGACTGCGGCATTGCCGGCGGCGTGGACACCACCTCCGATGCGCCGATTGCGGTAAACGAAGGCCTGCGCCACATCTTGCTGCAGGCCAACCGCGGCAAAAGCCTGGGCGAGCGGCTAAAGCCATTCCTCAAGCTGCGCCCTCACCACCTGAAACCCGAATTGCCGCGCAACGGCGAGCCGCGCACCGGGTTGTCGATGGGCGAGCATTGCGAACGCATGGCCCAGGCCTGGTGCATTGGCCGTGCCGAACAGGACGAGCTGGCGCTGCTCAGCCACCAGGCGCTGGCTGCCGCGTACGCCGAAGGTTGGCAGGATGACCTGCTGACGCCGTTTCTGTCGTTGACCCGTGATAACAACCTGCGCCCCGACCTGACCCTGGAGCAACTGGCCAGGCTCAAGCCGGCCTTCGATCGCAGCGGGCAGGGCACGCTGACGGCGGGCAATTCCACACCGCTGACCGATGGTGCTTCGCTGGTGTTGCTGGGCAGCGAGGAATGGGCCGAGCAGCAGGGGCTGTCGGTGCTGGCCTATCTGGTCGATGGCGAAACTGCTGCGGTGGACTTCGTCACTGGTCGCGAAGGCTTGCTGATGGCTCCGGTGTATGCGGTGCCGCGGCTGCTGGCGCGCAATGGCCTGACGCTGCAGGACTTTGATTATTACGAGATTCACGAAGCCTTTGCTGCCCAGGTGCTGTGCACGCTCAAGGCCTGGGAAGATGCCGATTATTGCCGTGAGCGGTTGGGGCTGGATGCGCCGCTCGGGGCGATCGACCGTAGCAAGCTCAACGTCAAGGGCAGTTCGCTGGCGGCCGGGCACCCGTTTGCCGCGACCGGGGGGCGGATATTGGCCAACCTGGCCAAGTTGCTGGCGAGGGCGGGGAAGGGGCGGGGGTTGATTTCGATCTGTGCGGCGGGTGGGCAGGGGGTGATCGTCATCGTCGAGCGCTGA